From one Acidobacteriota bacterium genomic stretch:
- a CDS encoding arylesterase produces the protein MNTVHRSVFPVLLVAVSLFVFGCGAGSAPQRTNENLSKPLVTPEIRSDRPKIIAFGDSLTAGFGLLEKESFPYLLQEKLAADGFNYEVINAGVSGDTSLGGLERIDWVLEMENVDILMLELGGNDLLRRMPVASMKKNLATIIERAQAKKIRVLLCGMFAPPNVGADYQRDFQMAFPDLATEYKTQFLPFLLDGVALNKDLNQADGIHPNAEGSKIMTENVYKALKPMLRK, from the coding sequence TGAATACAGTTCATCGGTCAGTTTTCCCAGTGCTTCTCGTCGCGGTTTCCTTGTTTGTTTTCGGTTGCGGCGCGGGCAGCGCTCCCCAGCGGACAAACGAGAATCTGTCGAAGCCGCTCGTGACGCCCGAGATCCGTTCGGACCGGCCAAAGATCATCGCCTTCGGCGACAGCCTGACGGCGGGGTTCGGCCTTTTGGAAAAGGAGTCTTTTCCATATCTGCTGCAGGAAAAACTTGCGGCCGACGGCTTTAATTACGAGGTGATCAATGCCGGCGTTTCGGGCGACACGTCACTCGGTGGTCTGGAACGGATCGACTGGGTGCTCGAGATGGAGAATGTCGATATCCTGATGCTCGAGCTTGGAGGCAACGACCTGTTGCGGCGGATGCCCGTGGCGAGTATGAAAAAGAACCTCGCCACGATCATCGAACGGGCTCAAGCGAAAAAGATCCGCGTTCTGCTCTGCGGAATGTTCGCGCCGCCCAACGTCGGCGCCGATTACCAGCGCGATTTTCAAATGGCGTTTCCGGATCTTGCGACCGAGTACAAGACGCAGTTTCTGCCGTTTTTGCTCGACGGCGTCGCGCTCAACAAGGATCTCAACCAAGCCGACGGAATCCATCCGAATGCCGAAGGTTCGAAGATTATGACCGAAAATGTATACAAGGCTTTGAAGCCGATGCTCAGAAAGTGA